The following DNA comes from Ornithobacterium rhinotracheale DSM 15997.
GAATATGATGGAGATAATACTCCAGTAGTTCAAGGTTCAGCTTTAGGTGCTTTGAATGGTGAAGCTAAATGGGTTGAGTCTGTTACTGAGTTGATGAATCAAGTTGACTCTTGGATTGAGATTCCAGAAAGAGATCAAGATAAGCCTTTCTTGATGCCGATCGAGGATGTGTTCTCAATTACTGGTCGTGGTACTGTAGCAACTGGTCGTATCGAGTCTGGTGTTATCAATACTGGTGATCCTGTAGATATCGTAGGTATGGGGGAAGAGAAATTAACTTCAACTATTACTGGGGTAGAGATGTTCCGTAAGATCTTAGATAGAGGTGAAGCTGGTGATAACGTAGGTCTATTGTTAAGAGGTATTGAGAAATCAGAAATCCGTCGTGGTATGGTTATCGCGAAACAAGGTTCTGTAACTCCTCACAAAAAATTCAAAGCTGAGGTTTATATCTTGACAAAAGAAGAAGGTGGACGTCACACTCCATTTAAAAACAACTACCGTCCACAGTTCTATGTTCGTACAACTGACGTGACTGGAGAGATTCACTTACCAGAAGGTGTAGAAATGGTTATGCCTGGAGATAACATCTCTATCGAAGTAGAATTGATCCAACCAATCGCACTTAGCGAAGGTCTTCGTTTCGCAATCCGTGAAGGAGGTCGTACAGTAGGTGCTGGACAAGTTACTCAAATCTTAGACTAATAAAATAAGAATAAGCATATAAAGGTGTTTTCTGCCTAAGTGCAGAAACACCTTATATCATACGGGCGTAGCTCAGCTGGTAGAGCAGTGGTCTCCAAAACCAAAGGTCGTGGGTTCGATCCCTACCGCCCGTGCTAATATAAATTTCCATGAAAGGTATTGTTGATTTTTTGAAAGGGTCTTATAATGAGTTTACACATCATGTAACCTGGCCTAAATGGAATGAACTTCAATCTTCCACTATTGTGATCGCTATATGTACTCTCATATTAGCGGTATTGTTGTTTGGAGTAGATACTCTATTTAGTGATGCGATCAATGGTTTTTATAAACTAATGAAATAATTTAAAACTCGATTCTTATGAGCGATATGAAATGGTATGTTTTAAAAACCATTAGTGGTAGAGAAAATAAAGTGAAAGAGCTTATTCAAGACGAGATTAAATATCAAGGTCTAGAAGAATACTTGGGGCAGGTTGTGATTCCTACCGAAAAAGTTATTCAAATTAAAAACGGGAAGAAAATTCAAAGAGAAAGAGTTTTCTATCCTGGTTATGTTATGATTGAGGTGAACTTGGTAGGAGAAGTTCCTCATATTATTAAAAATATCAATGGAGTAATTAGTTTCTTGAGTGCTACTAAAGGTGGAGATCCAGTGCCTATGCGTAAGAGTGAAATTGATCGTATGCTAGGACGAATGGATGATGCGGCTGAAGATGTAGATGTTGTAAATATCCCATACCAAGTAGGAGAAACTATAAAGGTAGTTGAAGGTCCTTTTGCTAACTTTAATGGAGTGATAGAGGATCTTAACGAAGATAAAAGAAAGCTTAAAGTGATGGTATCTATTTTTGGTAGAAAAACACCACTTGAGTTAAATTACATGCAAGTAGAGAAAATTTAGGCTGCTTCCAAATATATAACGCTTAATTTTTAAAAATTTAAAATGGCAAAAAAAGTACAAAAAATTGTAAAGCTACAAGTTCGTGGTGGGCAAGCGAATCCTTCGCCACCTGTAGGGCCTGCATTAGGTGCTGCTGGTGTAAACATCATGGAGTTTTGTAAGCAGTTCAACGGGCGTACACAAGAAAAACAGGGTAAAGTATTACCAGTTGTAATTACTGTATATCAAGATAAATCTTTTGATTTTGTAATTAAAACTCCACCAGCAGCAGTTCAGTTGCTAGAGGCTGCAAAAATAAAAGGTGCGTCTTCTGAACCAAACCGTGTAAAAGTAGCGAACGTTTCGTGGGATCAGATCCGCACAATTGCTGAGGATAAGATGCCTGATTTAAACTGTTTTACTGTTGAATCTGCAATGAAAATGATTGCCGGTACAGCTCGTTCTATGGGTATAACTGTAAAAGGAGGGACTAAACCGGAATAATTAAAAAGAAGATTATGGCAAAATTGACAAAAAAACAAAAAGAAGTAGCTGCTAAATACGATAAATCAAAAGTATATTCTTTAGAAGAAGCGTCAGCTTTGGTTAAAGAAATTAGTAATGCAAACTTTGATGCATCTGTAGATATCGCAGTAAGATTAGGTGTAGATCCTAAAAAAGCGAATCAAATGGTGCGTGGGGTTGTATCATTACCACACGGTACAGGTAAAGATGTTCGAGTATTAGCATTAGTTACTCCTGATAAAGAGCAAGAAGCTAAAAATGCAGGTGCAGACTATGTAGGTTTAGACGAATATTTGACTAAAATAAAAGAAGGTTGGACAGATGTTGATGTTATTGTTACTATGCCAGCTGTAATGGGTAAATTAGGTCCATTGGGAAGAATCTTAGGTCCTAGAGGTTTAATGCCAAACCCTAAAGCAGGTACTGTGACTATGGATGTTGCTAAAGCAGTTTCAGATGTTAAGTCTGGTAAAATTGACTTTAGAGTAGACAAAACTGGTATTGTTCACGCTGTGATAGGTAAAGTTTCGTTTGAGGCTGAAAAACTTCAAGAAAATGCAAAAGAATTAATTCAAACTCTTTTGAAAATGAAGCCAACAGCTGCTAAAGGAACTTATATGAAGAGTATTTATCTTTCAAGTACTATGAGTCAGTCTGTTCAAGTAGATCCAAAAAGTGTTTAATCATAAATAAATCGAAGCATGACAAGAGAAGAAAAAGCACAAATGATAGAAGACCTAACTCAGGTCCTAAGTAGCACAAATACGGTTTATTTATCAGATATTTCTGGATTAAACTCAACAGATACTTCAAACTTAAGAAGAGCTTGCTTTAAAAGAGGTGTTCAACTTAGAGTTGTTAAAAACACTTTGTTACAAAAAGCAATGGAGAGCATTGAAGATAGAGATTATGAGGAGTTGTATGCTACTCTTAAAGGGAATACCGCAATCATGGTTTCTGAAAAAGAAAATGCTCCTGCAAAAGTAATTCAAGAGTTTAGAAAAAAATCAGAAAAACCAATCTTAAAAGGTGCGTGGATTGATTCAGCTGTTTATGTTGGTGACGACAAAGTTGAAGCATTATCTAACCTTAAATCTAAGGAAGAGCTTATCGCAGATGTTGTGGCATTGCTACAATCTCCAATTAAAACTGTTCTTTCTCAGTTACAAAGTGGTGGACAAACCATCTCTGGATTGGTTAAAGCGCTTGGTGAGCGTTCAGAATAATAAAACACTCAATTTAATAATAAGTAAAATTTAAAAAAACATTTAAAATGGCAGATTTAAAACAATTAGCAGAAGAATTAGTAAACTTAACAGTTAAAGAAGTAAACGAATTAGCTGAAATCCTTAAAGAAGAGTATGGTATCGAGCCAGCTGCTGCTGCAGTTGCTGTTGCTGGTCCTGCAGTTGCTGGAGGAGCTGATGCTGCTGAAGAAAAATCAGAATTCGATGTAATCCTTAAATCAGCTGGTAGCTCAAAATTAGCAGTTGTGAAATTGGTTAAAGAATTAACTGGTAAAGGATTGAAAGAAGCTAAAGACTTAGTTGATGGTGCTCCTCAAACTGTAAAAGAAGGAGTTGCTAAAGATGAGGCAGAAGCTCTTAAAAAACAATTAGAAGAAGCTGGAGCTGAAGTAGAGCTTAAGTAATTTACTAATTAATAAATTCAAGGTTTAGACCTTCACGTCATGTGAAAGGTCTAAGCCTATTTTACATTTTAGTTACTTGTATTAAGTAGCGCATTTGTTCTGGTGCATTGCAGAACCCCCTTTTTTTACAATGCAAACTAAATTTCATATTAACCAATATGCATACGAAATTGGCGACAAAAAATAATTCTAGAGTTAATTTTTCCACTGCAAAAGATGTTGCGGAAATTCCAGATTTTTTGGATATTCAATTAAAGTCTTTTGAAGATTTTTTCCAATTAGAAACAAGACCAGACCAACGAAAAAATGAAGGTCTTTTTAAAACTTTTGCAGAGAACTTCCCAATCACCGATACACGCAATCAGTTTGTTTTAGAATTTTTAGATTATTTTGTGGATTCTCCACGCTACTCAATTCAAGAGTGTATCGAAAGAGGTTTAACTTATAGCGTTCCTTTAAAAGCTCGTTTAAAACTGTATTGTACAGATCCAGAGCACGAAGATTTTGAAACTGTAGTTCAAGATGTTTATTTAGGAACTATTCCATATATGACTCCTAGCGGTTCTTTTGTAATTAATGGAGCGGAACGAGTTATCGTTTCCCAATTACACCGTTCTCCAGGGGTATTCTTTGGTCAATCTTTCCACGCAAATGGTACAAAATTATATTCTTCTCGTATCATTCCGTTCAAAGGTTCGTGGATTGAATTTGCAACTGATATTAATAGCGTAATGTATGCTTACATTGATCGTAAGAAAAAACTTCCGCTTACGACTTTGTTAAGAGCTATTGGTTATGAAAGAGATAAAGATATTTTAGAAATCTTCGATTTAGCTGAGGAGGTAAAAGCTACTAAGGCTAATTTAACTAAAGCTTTAGGTAGAACTTTAGCCGCTCGTGTATTGAACACTTGGCACGAGGATTTCGTAGACGAAGATACAGGTGAAGTGGTATCTATTGAGCGTAATGAAATCGTTCTTGATCGTGAAACTATTCTTGAAAAAGAACACATCGAAGAGATTTTGGATGCGGGTGTTAAAACTATCCTTTTGCATAAGGAAGACAACAAAGCTCAAGATTACGCAATTATCTTAAACACTTTACAAAAAGATCCAACAAACACCGAAAAGGAAGCCGTAGAGTATATTTATCGTCAGCTTCGTAACGCTGAGCCACCAGATGAGGAAACTGC
Coding sequences within:
- the tuf gene encoding elongation factor Tu, which translates into the protein MAKETFNRDKPHLNIGTIGHVDHGKTTLTAAITKVLADLGYSEARAFDQIDNAPEEKERGITINSSHVEYQTANRHYAHVDCPGHADYVKNMVTGAAQMDGAILVVAATDGPMPQTREHILLCRQVNVPRIVVFLNKADMVDDEELMELVEMEVRDLLSSYEYDGDNTPVVQGSALGALNGEAKWVESVTELMNQVDSWIEIPERDQDKPFLMPIEDVFSITGRGTVATGRIESGVINTGDPVDIVGMGEEKLTSTITGVEMFRKILDRGEAGDNVGLLLRGIEKSEIRRGMVIAKQGSVTPHKKFKAEVYILTKEEGGRHTPFKNNYRPQFYVRTTDVTGEIHLPEGVEMVMPGDNISIEVELIQPIALSEGLRFAIREGGRTVGAGQVTQILD
- the secE gene encoding preprotein translocase subunit SecE codes for the protein MKGIVDFLKGSYNEFTHHVTWPKWNELQSSTIVIAICTLILAVLLFGVDTLFSDAINGFYKLMK
- the nusG gene encoding transcription termination/antitermination protein NusG, which translates into the protein MSDMKWYVLKTISGRENKVKELIQDEIKYQGLEEYLGQVVIPTEKVIQIKNGKKIQRERVFYPGYVMIEVNLVGEVPHIIKNINGVISFLSATKGGDPVPMRKSEIDRMLGRMDDAAEDVDVVNIPYQVGETIKVVEGPFANFNGVIEDLNEDKRKLKVMVSIFGRKTPLELNYMQVEKI
- the rplK gene encoding 50S ribosomal protein L11 yields the protein MAKKVQKIVKLQVRGGQANPSPPVGPALGAAGVNIMEFCKQFNGRTQEKQGKVLPVVITVYQDKSFDFVIKTPPAAVQLLEAAKIKGASSEPNRVKVANVSWDQIRTIAEDKMPDLNCFTVESAMKMIAGTARSMGITVKGGTKPE
- the rplA gene encoding 50S ribosomal protein L1, coding for MAKLTKKQKEVAAKYDKSKVYSLEEASALVKEISNANFDASVDIAVRLGVDPKKANQMVRGVVSLPHGTGKDVRVLALVTPDKEQEAKNAGADYVGLDEYLTKIKEGWTDVDVIVTMPAVMGKLGPLGRILGPRGLMPNPKAGTVTMDVAKAVSDVKSGKIDFRVDKTGIVHAVIGKVSFEAEKLQENAKELIQTLLKMKPTAAKGTYMKSIYLSSTMSQSVQVDPKSV
- the rplJ gene encoding 50S ribosomal protein L10, which gives rise to MTREEKAQMIEDLTQVLSSTNTVYLSDISGLNSTDTSNLRRACFKRGVQLRVVKNTLLQKAMESIEDRDYEELYATLKGNTAIMVSEKENAPAKVIQEFRKKSEKPILKGAWIDSAVYVGDDKVEALSNLKSKEELIADVVALLQSPIKTVLSQLQSGGQTISGLVKALGERSE
- the rplL gene encoding 50S ribosomal protein L7/L12, giving the protein MADLKQLAEELVNLTVKEVNELAEILKEEYGIEPAAAAVAVAGPAVAGGADAAEEKSEFDVILKSAGSSKLAVVKLVKELTGKGLKEAKDLVDGAPQTVKEGVAKDEAEALKKQLEEAGAEVELK